The sequence CGTCGTGCACGCGGATCATGGAATGAACGGGCTTGGCCATTCAGTTCTGCTCCTTCAGGTAAGCGATGATGGCGGCGCGCGTCTCCGGTTTGGCCTGCCGGTACACCATGTTCACGCCGGGAATGACGGCTTGCGGATTGTTCAGCCAGGCGTCGAGCTTCGTCTCGTCCCAGGCGAAGTCAGCCTTCGACAGGGCCTCCGAATATCTGAAGCCCTCGACCTTGCCGGCGGGACGTCCCACGATCTTCACCAGCGCCGGACCTTGCCGCATCGGTTCTGACAGGCTCAACGTGTGGCACACTGCGCATTGTTGCTTGAAGAGTGTGGCGCCATCCGGCGGCTTTGCGGCCGGCAATGGCATTTGCGCGTCGGCGACCTGCACCACCAGCACCATCGCGGTGCACAATCCCAGCACGATTGCGCGCATCACCAAAAACCCGCCCATCCGCATCAAAATCAATCTGCGCAAACTCTAGGCGGCGTCGAAGATGCGGTGGTAGTAGCGGGCTATTTCGCTGTGCGCCGAGATGTTTTGCTGCGCGTGTTGTTCCGCGCTGCCTTATATGCGGAGCACAATTCCGCGAAACCGCCGTCAAATCCCTAAACGATCACCATACGATGCGCATTGCATGACGGTCGCGCCGCTTGAACTCTTTACGCAATGCAATGGTTCGGTGCAGACGAGCGGCGCGGGAGCCGCCGGGCCATTCATCGCGAACAATCCAGGAGAAATGGATGAAGTTGGTGAAGACCTCGATGATCGCATGCGCTCTGTCGGCCCTCATTGCGACGCCGGTTCTCGCGCAAAGCGCGCCTCCCACCGCCAAGCCAGGCGGCACCATGCAAGGCAAGCCCATGCAGGGCAGCACGATGGGCAGTGGCGATGAGGAGATGAATGCCCAGCCGGGCGCGGCGGGCGAAAAGACCGGCATGAAGTCGACCAAAGGCACCAGGGGCACGGTCGGTACCACCGGCAGCGCTGCGCACAAGGGGACCGCCGACGATGCCACGACGGGCGGTGCTGCCCCATCCAAGCGCTACTAGTCTCGCGGTTTGATACGGCGAAACTCCGGTCGCCTCGCGGCCGGAGTTTTTCTGCGTATGTTAGTCGTCGAAGCCGCGCCCGCGCTTTGCCTTGACATCGCTACGGCGCTTCTTGCCTTCGAGCCGGCGCTGCTTGGACGCAAAGGTCGGCCGCGTCGCGCGCCGCGGAATCGGGCGCACCATCGCCTCGCGCAGCATCTCGACCAGCCGGTCGATGGCATCCTGCCGGTTGCGCTCCTGGGTGCGGAAGCGCTGGGCGTGGATCACGATCACGCCGTCTTTGGTCATACGCTGACCCGCGATGCGGGCGAGCCGGATGGCGGCATCCTCCGGCAGAGTCAGTTTGCGCGTGTCGAAGCGCAGTTGCGCAGAGGTCGCGACCTTGTTGACGTTCTGCCCGCCGGGCCCGGAGGCGCGGACAAAACCAATCTCGATGTCGTCCTCGTCGATGACGAGATCGCGGGATATCCGCAGCATGATGGCACCATTCCTGATGTTCGGACATATCGCGAACGTCCGCGTTCGGCAATGGTGGTGCTGGAAATGCAAATGGCCGGGCGAACCCGGCCATTTCAGGAGACGTACCGGACTTCGGCCGTCAGTTCGACTTCGTCGCCGGTGCTGACGCCGGCTGAGCGGCGGCCTGCGGGGCGCGGCCGACGACGACGGTCAGGAGGCCCTGGCCCCACAGCCGCTTGGCTGCCGCCTTGGCGTCATCAAGCGTCACGGCATCGATGATGGCGTTGCGCTTCTCGATGTAGTCGATCGGCAGCTTGTCCTGCTGGTATTGCAGCAGCGCCTGCGCCAGCTTGGAGGAGGTGTCGAGCGCCAGCATCTGTGAGCCCTTGAGGTAGGACTTGGCCTCGTCGAGCTCCTTCTGTGTCGGGCCCTCCTCGGCGATGCGGCGCACTTCCTTCTCGATGGCGTCGATGGTGTCGCCAGAACGGTCGGCGCGCGTGCCGGTGTTGCCGATGAAGAGCGCCGAATGCTCCATCCAGAGCAGCGATTCGTACACGGAATAGGCCAGCCCGCGCTTCTCGCGGACCTCGCGATAGAGCCGGGAGGACAATCCGCCGCCGCCGAGAATGTGGTTGACGACGTAGGCCGCCATGAAGTTGGGATCGCTGCGCTTCACTCCCGGGCCGCCGAAGGTGATCACGGTCTGCGGCACGTCGAGGGTCACGAAGGCGCGCTGCGGCGGCGTGGCGGCCTCGACATCCGGGACCGGCGTGAGGTTGGCCTTGGCGGGCAGGCTGCCGAAGGTGTGGTCGAGCAGCTTGCCGAGCGTCGCGGGATCGACGTCGCCGACGACCGCGACCTTCAGCCCGTCCCTGGCGAGCACGCGGCCGACATAATCCTTCATGTCGGCGACCGTGATGGTCGGCACGCTGTCGAGGTTACCATTGGTCTGTCGGCCGTAGGGATGGCTGCCGAAGGCGACCTCCAGGAATTTGCGGCTCGCCAGCGATGTCGGATTGGTGGTCTCGCGACGCAGGCCCGAGACGACCTGCGAGCGGATACGCTCGACATCGGCAGGGTTGAAATGCGGCGAGGTCAGCGCGCTCTTGAGCAGGTCGAAGGCCTCGTCCTTGTTGTCTCGCAGCATGCGCAGGCTGCCGCGGAAAGTGTCGCGGGTGGCGTTGAAGGAGAGCTCGATGGCACGGCGGTCGAGCCGCTCGTGGAAGGTCTTGGAGTCGAGATCGCCGGAGCCCTCGTCGAGGAGGTCGCCGACCAGGTTGGCGACGCCCGATTTGTCCTTGGGATCCTGCGCCGAGCCGCCGGCAAAGGAATATTCCATGGCGATCAACGGCACCGTTGCGTCCTGCACGAACCAGGCCTCGATGCCCCCGGGCGAGACCAGGCGCTGGATCTTTGCGGCCGCCTGCGACGGCGAGGCAGCAGCGAGCGCGAGCGTCGCGCCGGTAGCAAGGGAGAATGCGAGGCGTCGGAGGAAGGGATAGGTCACGAACGCTTCTCCTCGGGCTTGGCAGCCGTAGTGTCCTTGATCAGATAGCCCGTCACCGAGCGCTTCTTCTGGAGCCATTTCTGCGCGGCCGCGCGGACCTGCTCGGCGGTGACCGCGCGGATGCGGTCGGGCCAGCTCCTGATGTCCTCGATCGACAGGCCTGTGGTCAATGCGCCGCCATACCAGCGCGCCAGGACCGCCTGGTTGTCCTGGGCGTAGATCGCTTCCGCGATGAGCTGGGTCTTGACCCGCTCCAGGTCCTCGGCGCGGATCGGGTTCTGCGCGACATTGGCGATGACGCCGTCGACCGCCTGCTCGACCTCGGCGAAGCTGATTCCGGGCTTCGGCGCGGCCGAGATCGCGAACTGCGTCGGGTCGAGCGAGATGCTGGAATAGCTGGCGTTGGCGGAAACCGCGAGCGGCTTATCGACGACGAGGGCGCGGTAGAGATAGGAATTGCTGCCGCTGCCCATCAGTTGCGCGAGCACGTCGAGCGCGGCGCTTTCGCCGGCCGCAGCCGTGGTCGCCGAAGGCACGAGATAATAGCGCCGCATGCTCGGCTGCTCGACGCGCGGGTCGGCCAGCGTGACGGTGCGCGGCGCGGCCGGCTCCGGCTCCTGCGGTCGGACGCGCCGGGCCGGGATCGCGGGCTGCGCCGGGATGGAGCCGAAATTGCGCTCGACCAGCGGACGGATCTCGGCGGCGTCGACGTCGCCGGCGATCACGAGGATCGCGTTGTTCGGCGCGTAGAAGCGGCGGTAGAAGGCGAGCGCGTCCTCGCGATCGAGCTTCTCGATCTCCTGATGCCAGCCGATCACCGGCCGGCCATAGGGATGGTTGAGATAGAGCGCGGCCATGATCTGCTCGTTCAGCCGCGCGTCCGGGTTGTTGGCGACGCGCATGTTGTATTCTTCGAGCACGACGTCGCGCTCGGGCAGCACGTTCTCGTCCTTGAGGACAAGGCCGGTCATGCGGTCGGCCTCGAACTCCATCATGGTCGGCAGCTGCTCTTTCGGAACACGCTGGTAGTAATTGGTGTAGTCGACCGAGGTCGAGGCGTTCTCGTTGCCGCCGACGCGGAGTACGGTCTGCGAGAATTCGCCGACCGGGTGCTTCGCCGTGCCCTTGAACATCAAGTGCTCGAGGAAGTGAGCGAGGCCGGACTTGCCCGGCGTCTCGTCGGCCGAGCCGACCTTGTACCAAATCATCTCCGTGACCACGGGTGTGCGGTGATCCGGGATCACCACGACCTGCATACCGTTGCTGAGCGTGAAGCTAGCGGGTGGAGGCGATGTCACCGTGGTCTGGGCGAGGGACGCGCCAGCCGTCAGGACACTGGTCGAAAGCGCGGCAAGGAGGCAGGCAGCCGATCGGTATGAGGACATCATCATCCTTATGAGAGGCCGAGGTCCGGATGTCCGGCTCGGAAGCACGGCATGCTACACCGTGCGGCTGAGGCTTCGCGTCACGAAGCAGAGAACTCAACGCTTAGGCAAGTTACTGATAAGCAATTTAAGGACCGCGTCCGGCGTGCGCGAGCCGCCGGTACGAGGTTCGATTCTTTCAGGATGTCGCAGCGCGACGGGAACGCTATTGTTCCTTGTCCTTGCCCGACATGATGTCGAAATAGGTCCGCCGCGTTTTGTCCGGCCCGGCGCCATAGGCGTAGTTCGGCGACGGCGTCTGATAGCCGGGCGGAGGCTCAACCAGCGATTGGCGCGGCGGCTCGCTGGTGAATTTCTTCTCTTCGGTGCTGTTGCCGCCCTTCATCATGTTCCAGAGACCACCGGAGAAACCGAGCTCCGCCGGGCTGAGCGAGGGGTTGCCATTGGTACCCGGCTGAATCGGATCGTTGCTGGTGCGGGGCGCTGCTGCGACCTCGCCGGCCTTCATTTCTGCCGGCGTCAGCGGCCGGGCGGCCTGCCAGTTTTCCGTCTCCTTGGTCGCCTTCTTACGCGCGGCAATCGCTTCCTTGCGGCGCTTTTCCTCGGGGTCCTTGGGCCAGTTCGGTGCGGCCTTGGCCTGGGTCGCGGGAGGCGGCAGGTCCAGCTTGGGCGGCACGACGAGCGGCGAGCGCTCTCGGTATTCGATCCCCTTCTTCTCCATGCTCTTGGCGCCGATGCCGGACATCAGATTGTCGATGATCTTCTCTTCGAAGGTCATCCCGTCATCTTCATCCTCGTCGTCACCGGCACGGGCCGCGCCGGCCGACATGACGAGGCCGATGCCGAGCACGACAGCGGACAATTTCAATGCCCGCCAGAACCCCGATTGGGGGTCTCGCACCATCGAACCGCTGGTCTTCGCGCTGCGCATTACTGTACCTGTTCCATATTGTGGCAGATTGCCGCTCGCACGCGGCTGGCCCCTGCAAAAACGGGTTCCACCTGCCGGTCCGTATCGACCGGGATCAGGGCGCTTTTGCGGCGGGTACCCCCAGGAAGGAATCATACAATAGCGCGGCCACCCCAGCAACGATGGCCACGTCGGCGAGGTTAAACACGTACCAATTGTAGGTCTTTCCGCCGATATCGATGTGGAACAGGGCGAAATCGACCACGGCGCCATAGGCAAGACGGTCGATGCCGTTGCCGATGGCGCCGCCGATGATCAGGCCGAGCGCGATCGTGGCCAGGAGGGTGTGCGAGCGGGCCATCCAGATCGCGAGCGCGACCACCGCGACACCTTTGACAGCCATCAGCGCGAGCTGCGCCGCTTGGCTGTCGTTCTGGAGCCAGCCGAAGCTGATGCCGATGTTCCAGGCCAGCACCAGGTCGAAGAACGGCGTCACCTTGACGACGCCGCGGCGGGCGAGTTCGAACACGTTCAGCAGCCAGAGCTTCGAAGCCTGATCGAGCACGAGCGTGATCAGGGCAGCGATGATACCGGCGCGGAGCGGGGTCATGCCGGGATCAGACTCCCACCCCTAACGCCTTCCATTCGCGCAGCGCCTGCGCGTCGCGCGGGGTGACGTCGGGATATTCGGGGTCTTCACCGACCATCGGCGAGATCTTCCAGGAGCGGGCGCACTTCGTGCCGACTGCCTTCTCGACGATGACCGCCACACCCGGCACAGCGTCGAGACGGAAGGCGCCGGCCGGCGCATCGCCCTCGCGCACCTCGTAATTCGAGGTGATGCAGACCTCGGCGAGATCGACGTCGAACAGCGTCATCAGCATGTTGCGATCGGCAACATAGATCACCGGCGAGGCCTCCAGCGACGAGCCAATGTTCTTGGCGGCGCGCTCAACTTCCAGCGCGCCGGTGACGACGCGGCGGACGTTGCGGATCGTCTCCCACTTTCCCGCGAGCTTGTCGTCGCGCAGCTTCTCGAGGCCCTCGGGAAACAGCGTCAGATGCACCGAGGGCTCCGCATTGGGCCGGAACATCCGCCATGCTTCGTCAGTGGTGAAGCTCAGGATCGGCGCGAGCCATTTCAGCAGCGCATCGCACAGGGTCTCGATCGTGGTGAGCGCCGCCTTGCGCGCCACCGAGGACGGCGGATCGCAGTACAGCGTGTCCTTGCGGATGTCGAAATAGAACGCTGACAGGTCGGAGTTCATGAAGGCCGAGAGGCTCGCGACCACGGTCTTGTAGTCGAAATCGGCATAGGCCTTGCGAATGGTCTCGGCATGGCCGGCCAGCTCGTGCAGCATCAAGCGCTCGAGCTCGGGCATCTCGGCATAGGCGATCTTCTCGCTCGCCTTGAAGTGATGCAGCGTGCCGAGCATCCAGCGGATCGAGTTGCGCAGCTTGCGATAGGTCTCGATGGTGTTCTTCAGGATCTCGGGACCGATGCGCTGGTCGTCGGCATAGTCGGTGGCGCAGACCCACAGGCGGAGGATGTCCGCCCCCGAATCCTTGATCACCTTCTGCGGCTCGACGGTATTGCCGAGCGACTTCGACATCTTGCGGCCGTTCTCGTCCAGCGTGAAGCCGTGGGTCAGCACGACGTCGTAGGGCGCGCGGCCCCGCGTGCCCGCGCTTTCCAGCAGCGAGGAATGGAACCAGCCACGATGCTGGTCGCTGCCTTCCAGATACATCACGGTGTCGTTGCCGCCGTCGATCTTGCGGACGATGTTGCCGAGCTGCGGGAAGTTCTGCCGGTCCTCGAGCACGAAGGCGTGCGTGGAGCCGGAATCGAACCAGACGTCGCAGATGTCGTCGACCTTCTTCCAGTCTTCGCTCGCGCGGGAGCCGAGGAAGCGCTCGCGGGCGCCTTGCATGTACCAGGCGTCGGCGCCTTCCTCCATGAAGGCCTCGGTGATGCGCTGGTTGACGATCTCGTCCTGCAGGATCTCGGCCGAGCCGTCGCCCTTCTCGCGCACGAATACGGCGATCGGCACGCCCCAGGCGCGCTGACGCGAGATCACCCAGTCTGGACGGTTGGCAATCATGCCGTTGATGCGGTTCTCGCCCGCCGGCGGCACCCATTGCGTCACCGAGATCGCGTGCAGCGCGCGGGCGCGCAGCGTGTCGCCCTTCCTGGCATGGCCGTTCTCGCTGATGTCCTTGTCCATCGCGATGAACCATTGCGGCGTGTTGCGGAAGATCACCGGCTTCTTCGAGCGCCAGGAATGCGGATACTGGTGCTTCAGCCGGCCGCGCGCGAGCAGCATGCCTCTTTCGGCGAGCGCCTTGATGACGGCCTCGTTGGCGTCACCCTTCTCGCCCTTGTCGTTGAGCACGCGCTTTCCGGTGAAGCCGGGAGCCTGTGCGGTGTAGGCGCCGTTCTCATCGACGGTGTAGGGAATCGTGGTGTTGATGCCGCGTGTGTCGAGCTCACGGGCACTCGCCATCCAGACATCGAAGTCCTCGCGGCCGTGGCCGGGCGCGGTGTGCACGAAGCCGGTGCCGGTGTCGTCGGTGACGTGGTCGCCGGCCAGCAGCGGCACGATGAAGTCGTAGCCGCCGGCAATGCCCTTCAGCGGATGGGCGCATTCGACCGCATCCAGCGTGTCGCCGGGGATGTCGCGCACCTTCTCATAGGCCGTGACGCGTGCCTGCTTGAACACTTCCGCGGCCAGCGCGTCGGCCAGGATCAGCAGGTCGCCGGTCTTCGTCCAATTGTCCGCGGGCGCATCCGTCACCTTGTAGAGGCCATAGGCGATCTTGGGCGAGAAGGAGATGGCGCGATTGCCGGGCAGCGTCCAGGGCGTGGTGGTCCAGATCACCACGGCCGCATTGGCGAGCTCGCCATGCGCCGGCGAGGTGATCGGGAATTTCACCCACACCGTATCGGAAGTGTGGTCCTCGTACTCGACCTCGGCCTCCGCCAGCGCAGTCTTCTCGACCACGCTCCACATCACCGGCTTGGAGCCGCGATAGAGCGTACCGTTGGCCGCGAATTTCATCAGCTCGCGGGCGATCTGCGCTTCGGCCGGGTAGGTCATGGTCTGATAGGGATGGTCCCAGTCGCCGATGATGCCGAGGCGCTTGAATTCCTCGCGCTGCACGTTGATCCAATGCGTCGCATAGGCGCGGCATTCCTTGCGGAACGCCACCATCGCGGCGGAGTCGCGGAAGTCCGGCTTCTGCTTGCCCTTGGAACGGTAGTTCTCCTCCTCGATCTTCCATTCGATCGGCAGGCCGTGGCAGTCCCAGCCCGGCACGTAGTTGGAGTCGAAGCCGAGCATCTGCTGGCTCTTGGTCACGACGTCCTTGAGGATCTTGTTCAGCGCGTGCCCGATATGGATGTTGCCGTTGGCGTAGGGCGGGCCGTCATGCAGCACGAATTTGGCGCGGCCCCGTGCCGCCTGGCGCAGCCGGTCGTAGAGTCCGATCTCGTTCCAGTATTTCAAGAGCTCCGGCTCGCGCTGTGGCAGGCCGGCGCGCATCGGGAATTCGGTCTGCGGCAGGAACAGGGTTTTCGAATAGTCTTTGACTTCAGACTTTTGGGACTTTTGCGGCTTTTCGGACATGAGGCTGACTGGCTCGGAAGGGCGCGGAAAAACGGATGGCGATTGGGAAATCGCGGGGTGAAACGACACAATCCCGGTCTTGCGCCGAGCTTTGGGCTCAGGCGGAAGCCGGGCCGCTAATCCCTATGATGCGCCGCGCAAACATGGGCACTCCATAGCAGGGGGCCAGGGGAAGCGCAAAGGTCCGGAGGGGCCGGTTTGAGGCTCAGTCGATGGTCCCGAGCCGCGGAAATGCACCCGGGGCGGCCGCGAGCATGGCACGGGCGCGGGCGGAATCGTCGTCCATCTGGCGGATCAGGGCCTGAAGGCTGTCGAATTTCAGCTCCTCGCGGATGAAGCCGATGAAGGCGCAGTCGAGCGCCTGGCCGTAAAGATCGCCCTTGAAGTCGAACAGGAAGATTTCGAGCAGCGGCGCGCCATTGTCGAAGGTCGGACGGCGGCCGAAGCTGGCCACGCCGTCGAGGCGTTCGGCGCCGCGGCCGACCCGCACGGCGTAGATGCCGTGCTTCAGGCCGCAATTGGCATCCAGGCGGATGTTGGCGGTGGGATAGCCGAGATCGCGGCCGCGCTTCTCGCCATGGATCACCTCGCCGGTGATGAACCAGGGGGCGCCCAGCATGGTGGTGGCCTCATCGAGCAGGCCTTCGGCGAGGGCGATCCGGATGGCGCTGGAGGAGACCGGCCGCTCGTCGATATCGACATGCGCCTGCACGTCGACTTCGATGCCGAGCCGGGGCGCCTCGCTGACAAGCAGGCTCGGCGAGCCGACGCGGCCTTTGCCGAAATGGAAGTCGTAGCCGACGGCGATACCGCTGACGCCAAGGCGGCCGATCAGGTCATGGTGAATGAAATCTTGCGCAGAGGTGCCGGCGCGCGCCTTGTCGAAGGTCATGACCACGGCGCCGGCAAGCCCGGTGCCGGCCAGAAGCCGCAGCTTGGCGGTCTCGTCCGTCAGGCGGAATTGCGGGGTGTTGGGGCTGAAAAACCGCCGCGGATGGGGCTCGAAGGTCAGGGCCAGGGCAGGGCGGCCATGCGCCCGGCCCATGTCCAGG comes from Bradyrhizobium sp. CCGE-LA001 and encodes:
- the lspA gene encoding signal peptidase II; this translates as MTPLRAGIIAALITLVLDQASKLWLLNVFELARRGVVKVTPFFDLVLAWNIGISFGWLQNDSQAAQLALMAVKGVAVVALAIWMARSHTLLATIALGLIIGGAIGNGIDRLAYGAVVDFALFHIDIGGKTYNWYVFNLADVAIVAGVAALLYDSFLGVPAAKAP
- a CDS encoding c-type cytochrome gives rise to the protein MRAIVLGLCTAMVLVVQVADAQMPLPAAKPPDGATLFKQQCAVCHTLSLSEPMRQGPALVKIVGRPAGKVEGFRYSEALSKADFAWDETKLDAWLNNPQAVIPGVNMVYRQAKPETRAAIIAYLKEQN
- the arfB gene encoding alternative ribosome rescue aminoacyl-tRNA hydrolase ArfB, with protein sequence MLRISRDLVIDEDDIEIGFVRASGPGGQNVNKVATSAQLRFDTRKLTLPEDAAIRLARIAGQRMTKDGVIVIHAQRFRTQERNRQDAIDRLVEMLREAMVRPIPRRATRPTFASKQRRLEGKKRRSDVKAKRGRGFDD
- a CDS encoding M16 family metallopeptidase, which codes for MMSSYRSAACLLAALSTSVLTAGASLAQTTVTSPPPASFTLSNGMQVVVIPDHRTPVVTEMIWYKVGSADETPGKSGLAHFLEHLMFKGTAKHPVGEFSQTVLRVGGNENASTSVDYTNYYQRVPKEQLPTMMEFEADRMTGLVLKDENVLPERDVVLEEYNMRVANNPDARLNEQIMAALYLNHPYGRPVIGWHQEIEKLDREDALAFYRRFYAPNNAILVIAGDVDAAEIRPLVERNFGSIPAQPAIPARRVRPQEPEPAAPRTVTLADPRVEQPSMRRYYLVPSATTAAAGESAALDVLAQLMGSGSNSYLYRALVVDKPLAVSANASYSSISLDPTQFAISAAPKPGISFAEVEQAVDGVIANVAQNPIRAEDLERVKTQLIAEAIYAQDNQAVLARWYGGALTTGLSIEDIRSWPDRIRAVTAEQVRAAAQKWLQKKRSVTGYLIKDTTAAKPEEKRS
- a CDS encoding M16 family metallopeptidase, with the protein product MTYPFLRRLAFSLATGATLALAAASPSQAAAKIQRLVSPGGIEAWFVQDATVPLIAMEYSFAGGSAQDPKDKSGVANLVGDLLDEGSGDLDSKTFHERLDRRAIELSFNATRDTFRGSLRMLRDNKDEAFDLLKSALTSPHFNPADVERIRSQVVSGLRRETTNPTSLASRKFLEVAFGSHPYGRQTNGNLDSVPTITVADMKDYVGRVLARDGLKVAVVGDVDPATLGKLLDHTFGSLPAKANLTPVPDVEAATPPQRAFVTLDVPQTVITFGGPGVKRSDPNFMAAYVVNHILGGGGLSSRLYREVREKRGLAYSVYESLLWMEHSALFIGNTGTRADRSGDTIDAIEKEVRRIAEEGPTQKELDEAKSYLKGSQMLALDTSSKLAQALLQYQQDKLPIDYIEKRNAIIDAVTLDDAKAAAKRLWGQGLLTVVVGRAPQAAAQPASAPATKSN
- a CDS encoding bifunctional riboflavin kinase/FAD synthetase, producing the protein MAPHFTVIRDTTPDSAIPRGAVVAMGNFDGVHLGHRAVIAAALDMGRAHGRPALALTFEPHPRRFFSPNTPQFRLTDETAKLRLLAGTGLAGAVVMTFDKARAGTSAQDFIHHDLIGRLGVSGIAVGYDFHFGKGRVGSPSLLVSEAPRLGIEVDVQAHVDIDERPVSSSAIRIALAEGLLDEATTMLGAPWFITGEVIHGEKRGRDLGYPTANIRLDANCGLKHGIYAVRVGRGAERLDGVASFGRRPTFDNGAPLLEIFLFDFKGDLYGQALDCAFIGFIREELKFDSLQALIRQMDDDSARARAMLAAAPGAFPRLGTID
- the ileS gene encoding isoleucine--tRNA ligase, with the translated sequence MSEKPQKSQKSEVKDYSKTLFLPQTEFPMRAGLPQREPELLKYWNEIGLYDRLRQAARGRAKFVLHDGPPYANGNIHIGHALNKILKDVVTKSQQMLGFDSNYVPGWDCHGLPIEWKIEEENYRSKGKQKPDFRDSAAMVAFRKECRAYATHWINVQREEFKRLGIIGDWDHPYQTMTYPAEAQIARELMKFAANGTLYRGSKPVMWSVVEKTALAEAEVEYEDHTSDTVWVKFPITSPAHGELANAAVVIWTTTPWTLPGNRAISFSPKIAYGLYKVTDAPADNWTKTGDLLILADALAAEVFKQARVTAYEKVRDIPGDTLDAVECAHPLKGIAGGYDFIVPLLAGDHVTDDTGTGFVHTAPGHGREDFDVWMASARELDTRGINTTIPYTVDENGAYTAQAPGFTGKRVLNDKGEKGDANEAVIKALAERGMLLARGRLKHQYPHSWRSKKPVIFRNTPQWFIAMDKDISENGHARKGDTLRARALHAISVTQWVPPAGENRINGMIANRPDWVISRQRAWGVPIAVFVREKGDGSAEILQDEIVNQRITEAFMEEGADAWYMQGARERFLGSRASEDWKKVDDICDVWFDSGSTHAFVLEDRQNFPQLGNIVRKIDGGNDTVMYLEGSDQHRGWFHSSLLESAGTRGRAPYDVVLTHGFTLDENGRKMSKSLGNTVEPQKVIKDSGADILRLWVCATDYADDQRIGPEILKNTIETYRKLRNSIRWMLGTLHHFKASEKIAYAEMPELERLMLHELAGHAETIRKAYADFDYKTVVASLSAFMNSDLSAFYFDIRKDTLYCDPPSSVARKAALTTIETLCDALLKWLAPILSFTTDEAWRMFRPNAEPSVHLTLFPEGLEKLRDDKLAGKWETIRNVRRVVTGALEVERAAKNIGSSLEASPVIYVADRNMLMTLFDVDLAEVCITSNYEVREGDAPAGAFRLDAVPGVAVIVEKAVGTKCARSWKISPMVGEDPEYPDVTPRDAQALREWKALGVGV